Proteins encoded together in one Benincasa hispida cultivar B227 chromosome 1, ASM972705v1, whole genome shotgun sequence window:
- the LOC120083726 gene encoding nuclear transport factor 2B, giving the protein MDPDAVAKAFVDHYYSTFDTNRANLANLYQDNSMLTFEGQKIQGSPSIVAKLSGLPFQQCKHNITTVDCQPSGPAGGMLVFVSGSLQLAGEQHALKFSQMFHLMPTPQGSFFVQNDIFRLNYA; this is encoded by the exons ATGGATCCCGACGCGGTGGCTAAGGCTTTCGTCGATCATTATTACTCCACCTTCGACACCAATCGAGCCAATCTTGCGAATCTCTACCAGGACAATTCCATGTTGACGTTTGAAGGTCAGAAGATCCAAGGCTCACCTAGTATCGTAGCCAAGCTCTCTGGTCTCCCCTTCCAGCAGTGCAAGCACAACATTACCACCGTTGATTGCCAGCCTTCCGGTCCTGCTGGTGGCATGCTTGTCTTCGTCAGCGGCAGTCTTCAACTCGCTGGAGAACAACATGCTCTCAAATTCAGTCAG ATGTTCCATTTGATGCCAACCCCACAGGGAAGCTTCTTTGTGCAGAACGACATTTTCCGATTGAACTATGCCTGA